gcagagtttagctccaactttcctcaacacacctggtgtgtttaattagggttggagctaaactctgcaggacagtgaccCTCCAGGACAGAGTTGGGACACCCCTGTCCTAAGCAAATGGTTATCAGCTGTAGAATGGGTGTTTTTGTGAGTCACTGAGAATCATCTCAGGTACCTGTGCTTCATTACCATACAAAACACAACCATTACAACAATTAACTTCATTTGGGTGATGaagttttttttacaaactgCATAAATTGGGTGTTGGTTGTACTCTTATAGTGTGGTTTTAACTGTTCCTTTTCTTAATTAATTTTCAGATTGCTCAGGACTTCGGTATTTTATACCCACATGCCAAAGACAAACTTTTTGAGATCTGGGGACATGCATCTCAACGAATACTTTCATATTGCAAGACGGAGAAGAGAGCTTTGGATCTTCTTCCACTTCAAACTAACATTTCTTCTGGTGAGAAAATCCTGCTTTACAGCTCTATAGTTTCATGCCTTGTTAGAATATTTTACCTATATATATGTTGCACCTGTTTATAGATTGTTCCATTGTTCTTTTTGTTTAATGTAAAGACACTCTTGGAGATGTTGCTTTAAAAACTCTCCCAGCTATCCTTCCTCCATTGCCATACAAAATTGGCAGCAAGATGGTTCGGCCCTCTTACCAGGAGGCAAAAGAAGCATTCGTTGATTTGCAGCCTGTAAGTACATTTATGACAACACATTTTGGTTATTATTTGATCTACGTGTGCATATTTACCATTTCAAAATTCTATTCAAAGGTTGGGACAAACATCATTCAGTACTTGGAGGAGGAGGAACAACGGAGACAATTCCCTCATGTCCTGCAGCTTGGGGATAAAGTCAATTGCTCTCAAGCCTTCGTAATTGTGGGAGGAGTGGCACTGGAGCAAGACAGCCTTTTGCAAGCTGTTGATACatgctttaaattattttatgttttggacATTGAATATCCCAAGCCTGCTGCTGCTGTTTGGCAGTTTCTACAACACACAATATATTCTGTGCCAGGAGGTGTTCCATCAACACACTGCCGCCTACTTAGGCAGTTTATAATTGGATGAGGTGGACtagctttttgtttgtttgtctgtttttttttttgttgttgtttttttgtgctaCCTGTTTACAATGTGTAAAACAGGTTGCAGATACAttactttgaaacaatatatttttatatattattgcaTTTGCTGGACTgtaacacacatttatttatttccctgTATTATACACCCTAAAATATAAttgcaaataatttaatttgtaacaatatatatatattttaatatttctgtgcaGTGTTCCCTCAACACAATCGCCTTACAAGGCAACTTATAATTACATTTGCTGGAATATAACtttgtttggtttatttatttgtttggtaaACTGAAGCAACTGCTTATTTATTGTAATGGAAAGCTTTGCAAATtgtgttttaatgtaaataaagtattgtcaatatatttgaagttttgcattattatttatttacatggtggtaataataataataataataataataataataataataccaggATGGTTAAAGCAACATTTTGGGCAAATAACCCaacaaattagttattttataaccCAATTAATTGGGTAAAAATTACTACCCAATGAAATGGGTTAAAATAACCCAACATTAGGTAGGTGCTATAGTAACCCACCATTGGGTTATCTGTTGGGTCATTTTTAACCCAACTATTTTAAGTGAGTACTTACTTTTGTAGATGTGCTTACAGTGTTCAGAATGTTAATACTCTCAGctgttgttgtatttattatttcatgtatttattataacagtTTCTTCCTCCAGGCAATCCaacttatgaacagttaaatttgtttgtttatttatatttatatatgtgtatttttttagtctcatcttatttttattgtctgtgtgtcgttgttgtctctgtaaactggaagcttatgacactaaaacaaattccttgtatgtgcaaGCATACTTTgcaataaaagctctttctgattctgattctgaagaAAGTGTGTaaagaatgttaatgtttaaCCAGAGATTTATATGCACAAAAAGATGTGTTATATACAGATGTACAAATTTCATCTTTCTTTATCAGAATTAAACTTTCAtacctaaataaataacaagGAAATAATTGTCTTGGCATGTTATTCATATACAATGCTGCTATTTTTACCATAAGCTTTTCATTGTCAAgtaaatcaaaacattattaatttgttatcaatatggttcattagttaacatgaactaataatgaactgcacttatacagcatttattaatctttgttaatctcaacatttactaatacattattaatcttgctaacattagttaatgctctgttaactaacatgaacaaacaataaacaactgtattttcaataacTAACGTAaacgaagattagtaaatacaataacaaatgtattgctcatggttagttcatgttagttaatacattaatgtttaatgaaccttattgtaaagtgtgaccattcattttaataacatcTTAAGATATGACACTTGCTGagaatatttaacttttatttaaatgttaatagtACATGTAACAGTAAAGCatatactgaaattaaaataaaaaaacgaccATAAATAACTTATAAGTGGTAAATGACCAATGCACATGAATAGAAATAACTTAAACGttgtaaataaactatattcGTTGACATTGCGATTGCAATGTGACAAGTCAAAAGCAGTACTTGGATTCTTGCTTGGAAATGTACATAATGAAACGTTTTCCAAAAATTAACAGATTTACAGTGTATTGTttaatactatatatttttaccagttataagtaattaacgggttcacagttttgttttatataattaagtaTTAATACCATGTAGGTCTATTGTTTCAACCGCATTTCCTATTTACCGCGGCGTCGACGTCATTACTTTGCCACTAACCAATGAGAAGTTTTGTGGGCGGGGCTGCACGTGCAGGCTGCAGCCGGGTGTACTTGGTTTGTTGTGGTTGTAAAGAAATACGGCGTCTTAATAAgtttataataaacacatttttgagCTCATTAAGAATGCTAAAAACCGttgaaaaaaaatacttcatTACACTTCTTTTAACAACTAAGCTTttgatttttataatgttttattaaataaaattgtcacATAATGATTTCGGCAAAATAGCGCCCACTATGCACTACTTAACCCGTTTTTGCGACACTGCTTCACAAACTCAAAGACGCCATGGCGAAATGCACAGAAAAATTTAGACATCGATCAGCACTCATCATACAAACCTCAACGCTGGTGacgatcatcaaactaattcaGATAAACATATCaactgcaatgcatgctgggagtcatTGTGTTTTGTATGTTGAAACCCCACATGCATTTcagaataaaattttatttttgtgattgtcaccattgttgagttTCATTCGCTGATTCTTGATTCAACAATTTAATGTATTCACGTGTCATTTGCTTTATGCACTGCAAAATCATTTGTGTTAACGCTGATGTTGTCATGTACAGTATAAATTTGTTGCATTATTGGAGTGAACACTATGAGGCGCTACTGCATTATAATGAAAGCGTTCGAAAGTAAACACAACCGCTCTTTAGTACTTCAGACTGTGATGCTTTTCTGCACCGCTAGCAGAAGTGCGAGTGTCTTTCATATGAGCGGTTTAAAAACGAAAGTGAAAGAAGAAAAACGGTTTCAAAGAGAAAACCCCGCCAACACTGAGTATTCAAACGACCGCCAGTTTTGTGGTaagaaactattttttttaaggtctaacttattgtagttttttttcttttctttttttcgaTTTTTCTTAAATGGGATTGTTGCCAGGATTTCGACTGCTTAACAGCTCTTAACAAAATGGCAAAACTTGCACCAGTAAATTAATTTTAGGGAGACCGGGATGTTTGTAAAAGGGGTCAGTTGTAACAATTTCAATTCACTTGGGTAaaattggttttatattcgTACATTCAGACTAttgcattcaattactttgttaatCGCACTACATCGGACATTCATCGGTCTTTCGCAAgtaattatgacattaaaacaatatttggccattttgatcgattgtgaaaaaaatgtagtaggttgacaatgatgtcgctgattagaatttacaaaaaataactttattgcacatataattagaaagttattgaacacggaaatgtgtgaatgttgtgaatgtgcgaatataaaaccaactttacccaagtagGAACAAGTTACAAATTCCCTTCACAAATTCTCAGTTTAGTCCTTATTCCACATGTTAGGAAGTAGAGCCCTGTGGCAGACACCAGATTTTAAAGGagaaaaactaattttgaggtaaaaaaaaaaaatatatatatatatgtatatatatatatatatatatatttattattattttttgtgatgACAGTCCCTGCTTTGTAGTTAAACTCATCAaagtaaattatgtttattgtgtgtctgtgtatatatttttttcatgcacgTTGTTAGCTGTAAGGTGAGCTAGTTCATGGCTACAAGACTCTGGGTTAGTTGTAACATCaatgaaacattttataattgttaaaacataaaaacatttttttgtttgttttgttttgttttattatgttttctTTGAACTTCAGTATGCCTAGGTCTTGGAAAAGAAAGACCAACCGAGGGGTGTCTCTAAATGTTCAAGTGCCCAAGTTCAGTTTTATTATGGCCTATTACTATGTCTGACATTAACAAACATGCTTAAACATACAGACATGCACgttattcagttttattatcATGATGCtaatgtaacacacacaaaagcacacaccaacaatgttgaaaaatcagtgttgaaaacaaagCTTTGTACTTGTACAAAGTACTGCTTGTGTCTTATTTTTAGCACTCTGTAGTATGCATACTGAGCAGTGTTCAttttattgtttcatctgggctgACCCATGTGGGGCCCTCATGGAAACTGAGGACAAAACTGGCTGGGGCCCAGTTAGATAGCCCAGGTGCCACCCATCTGGGCCCCACATAAGTTTGTTGGCTGGGAACATGCtcacatttttaacacactataaatattagtttataaacatAAATGGCAGTTGGCCAATTTAAGGTAGTCAGTTTctggaaatgaaatgaaatagaaaaaaaaaagaataatagtgCATTACAGtaagtaaataactgtaaaattaacagtAAACTACAAGCAGGTGTGCTGCAAGTTTTACCATTAATTTACAGGACAATCTTTTCTACATTGTAATTCTAAATACAGaacaaatctaaaaacaaacGGTACTTTGCAGGTAAAGCTGCTGCCCGTTAAATATTGCTAATTTACAGTGGAaagttttacagtttatttatcTCTAaccagtatttttatttttattttctgcagaGAAAAGACAGAAGAAATTTGCTGAGGATTTGCAGAAATACTCAAACATTTCAAAGGACATCATGAAGGCAAGTGAAGTGATAAAAGGGGAACATAAATCTCCAATATGGGAAATTATAGCAAACATTGAAATTATGTCCTAGTCATGACTTGTGTGAAGCTGTTATCAgggctgccagcattgcttacCTGCATGGGGTGCGTTCCTCAAAACCATCGTTAGCTATATGGTCGTCatttccattgaactctatggTAACGACAGAACTTGCAACCATAGTttcttttgggaaacacaccccagttttcacaaaagacaatacaacataaattacacTGTAGAACAGTACAAATTTCACTGCACTTACcggtaataaaaaaataataatactgagACCTGCTCATTTAGAGAAGGgggaagacaaaaaaaaaaaaattacccacACAGTAAAacccccagtgttaaatcaacactcccagtgtatatataatccacactcagagtgttaaaaaagtaacactgaagtaGTGTTAAAGTTAacgagataattagtttagtaattgagtgatgattgagcagtaatgaagaacacctgctcaAACTgactcactgaaagaaagaaaacaagaacagaaaaaaagagacgagacgagcagaaatacaagaactacaactgacttcagacacagccttagatgaaatcaacacaagataaaNNNNNNNNNNNNNNNNNNNNNNNNNNNNNNNNNNNNNNNNNNNNNNNNNNNNNNNNNNNNNNNNNNNNNNNNNNNNNNNNNNNNNNNNNNNNNNNNNNNNNNNNNNNNNNNNNNNNNNNNNNNNNNNNNNNNNNNNNNNNNNNNNNNNNNNNNNNNNNNNNNNNNNNNNNNNNNNNNNNNNNNNNNNNNNNNNNNNNNNNNNNNNNNNNNNNNNNNNNNNNNNNNNNNNNNNNNNNNNNNNNNNNNNNNNNNNNNNNNNNNNNNNNNNNNNNNNNNNNNNNNNNNNNNNNNNNNNNNNNNNNNNNNNNNNNNNNNNNNNNNNNNNNNNNNNNNNNNNNNNNNNNNNNNNNNNNNNNNNNNNNNNNNNNNNNNNNNNNNNNNNNNNNNNNNNNNNNNNNNNNNNNNNNNNNNNNNNNNNNNNNNNNNNNNNNNNNNNNNNNNNNNNNNNNNNNNNNNNNNNNNNNNNNNNNNNNNNNNNNNNNNNNNNNNNNNNNNNNNNNNNNNNNNNNNNNNNNNNNNNNNNNNNNNNNNNNNNNNNNNNNNNNNNNNNNNNNNNNNNNNNNNNNNNNNNNNNNNNNNNNNNNNNNNNNNNNNNNNNNNNNNNNNNNNNNNNNNNNNNNNNNNNNNNNNNNNNNNNNNNNNNNNNNNNNNNNNNNNNNNNNNNNNNNNNNNNNNNNNNNNNNNNNNNNNNNNNNNNNNNNNNNNNNNNNNNNNNNNNNNNNNNNNNNNNNNNNNNNNNNNNNNNNNNNNNNNNNNNNNNNNNNNNNNNNNNNNNNNNNNNNNNNNNNNNNNNNNNNNNNNNNNNNNNNNNNNNNNNNNNNNNNNNNNNNNNNNNNNNNNNNNNNNNNNNNNNNNNNNNNNNNNNNNNNNNNNNNNNNNNNNNNNNNNNNNNNNNNNNNNNNNNNNNNNNNNNNNNNNNNNNNNNNNNNNNNNNNNNNNNNNNNNNNNNNNNNNNNNNNNNNNNNNNNNNNNNNNNNNNNNNNNNNNNNNNNNNNNNNNNNNNNNNNNNNNNNNNNNNNNNNNNNNNNNNNNNNNNNNNNNNNNNNNNNNNNNNNNNNNNNNNNNNNNNNNNNNNNNNNNNNNNNNNNNNNNNNNNNNNNNNNNNNNNNNNNNNNNNNNNNNNNNNNNNNNNNNNNNNNNNNNNNNNNNNNNNNNNNNNNNNNNNNNNNNNNNNNNNNNNNNNNNNNNNNNNNNNNNNNNNNNNNNNNNNNNNNNNNNNNNNNNNNNNNNNNNNNNNNNNNNNNNNNNNNNNNNNNNNNNNNNNNNNNNNNNNNNNNNNNNNNNNNNNNNNNNNNNNNNNNNNNNNNNNNNNNNNNNNNNNNNNNNNNNNNNNNNNNNNNNNNNNNNNNNNNNNNNNNNNNNNNNNNNNNNNNNNNNNNNNNNNNNNNNNNNNNNNNNNNNNNNNNNNNNNNNNNNNNNNNNNNNNNNNNNNNNNNNNNNNNNNNNNNNNNNNNNNNNNNNNNNNNNNNNNNNNNNNNNNNNNNNNNNNNNNNNNNNNNNNNNNNNNNNNNNNNNNNNNNNNNNNNNNNNNNNNNNNNNNNNNNNNNNNNNNNNNNNNNNNNNNNNNNNNNNNNNNNNNNNNNNNNNNNNNNNNNNNNNNNNNNNNNNNNNNNNNNNNNNNNNNNNNNNNNNNNNNNNNNNNNNNNNNNNNNNNNNNNNNNNNNNNNNNNNNNNNNNNNNNNNNNNNNNNNNNNNNNNNNNNNNNNNNNNNNNNNNNNNNNNNNNNNNNNNNNNNNNNNNNNNNNNNNNNNNNNNNNNNNNNNNNNNNNNNNNNNNNNNNNNNNNNNNNNNNNNNNNNNNNNNNNNNNNNNNNNNNNNNNNNNNNNNNNNNNNNNNNNNNNNNNNNNNNNNNNNNNNNNNNNNNNNNNNNNNNNNNNNNNNNNNNNNNNNNNNNNNNNNNNNNNNNNNNNNNNNNNNNNNNNNNNNNNNNNNNNNNNNNNNNNNNNNNNNNNNNNNNNNNNNNNNNNNNNNNNNNNNNNNNNNNNNNNNNNNNNNNNNNNNNNNNNNNNNNNNNNNNNNNNNNNNNNNNNNNNNNNNNNNNNNNNNNNNNNNNNNNNNNNNNNNNNNNNNNNNNNNNNNNNNNNNNNNNNNNNNNNNNNNNNNNNNNNNNNNNNNNNNNNNNNNNNNNNNNNNNNNNNNNNNNNNNNNNNNNNNNNNNNNNNNNNNNNNNNNNNNNNNNNNNNNNNNNNNNNNNNNNNNNNNNNNNNNNNNNNNNNNNNNNNNNNNNNNNNNNNNNNNNNNNNNNNNNNNNNNNNNNNNNNNNNNNNNNNNNNNNNNNNNNNNNNNNNNNNNNNNNNNNNNNNNNNNNNNNNNNNNNNNNNNNNNNNNNNNNNNNNNNNNNNNNNNNNNNNNNNNNNNNNNNNNNNNNNNNNNNNNNNNNNNNNNNNNNNNNNNNNNNNNNNNNNNNNNNNNNNNNNNNNNNNNNNNNNNNNNNNNNNNNNNNNNNNNNNNNNNNNNNNNNNNNNNNNNNNNNNNNNNNNNNNNNNNNNNNNNNNNNNNNNNNNNNNNNNNNNNNNNNNNNNNNNNNNNNNNNNNNNNNNNNNNNNNNNNNNNNNNNNNNNNNNNNNNNNNNNNNNNNNNNNNNNNNNNNNNNNNNNNNNNNNNNNNNNNNNNNNNNNNNNNNNNNNNNNNNNNNNNNNNNNNNNNNNNNNNNNNNNNNNNNNNNNNNNNNNNNNNNNNNNNNNNNNNNNNNNNNNNNNNNNNNNNNNNNNNNNNNNNNNNNNNNNNNNNNNNNNNNNNNNNNNNNNNNNNNNNNNNNNNNNNNNNNNNNNNNNNNNNNNNNNNNNNNNNNNNNNNNNNNNNNNNNNNNNNNNNNNNNNNNNNNNNNNNNNNNNNNNNNNNNNNNNNNNNNNNNNNNNNNNNNNNNNNNNNNNNNNNNNNNNNNNNNNNNNNNNNNNNNNNNNNNNNNNNNNNNNNNNNNNNNNNNNNNNNNNNNNNNNNNNNNNNNNNNNNNNNNNNNNNNNNNNNNNNNNNNNNNNNNNNNNNNNNNNNNNNNNNNNNNNNNNNNNNNNNNNNNNNNNNNNNNNNNNNNNNNNNNNNNNNNNNNNNNNNNNNNNNNNNNNNNNNNNNNNNNNNNNNNNNNNNNNNNNNNNNNNNNNNNNNNNNNNNNNNNNNNNNNNNNNNNNNNNNNNNNNNNNNNNNNNNNNNNNNNNNNNNNNNNNNNNNNNNNNNNNNNNNNNNNNNNNNNNNNNNNNNNNNNNNNNNNNNNNNNNNNNNNNNNNNNNNNNNNNNNNNNNNNNNNNNNNNNNNNNNNNNNNNNNNNNNNNNNNNNNNNNNNNNNNNNNNNNNNNNNNNNNNNNNNNNNNNNNNNNNNNNNNNNNNNNNNNNNNNNNNNNNNNNNNNNNNNNNNNNNNNNNNNNNNNNNNNNNNNNNNNNNNNNNNNNNNNNNNNNNNNNNNNNNNNNNNNNNNNNNNNNNNNNNNNNNNNNNNNNNNNNNNNNNNNNNNNNNNNNNNNNNNNNNNNNNNNNNNNNNNNNNNNNNNNNNNNNNNNNNNNNNNNNNNNNNNNNNNNNNNNNNNNNNNNNNNNNNNNNNNNNNNNNNNNNNNNNNNNNNNNNNNNNNNNNNNNNNNNNNNNNNNNNNNNNNNNNNNNNNNNNNNNNNNNNNNNNNNNNNNNNNNNNNNNNNNNNNNNNNNNNNNNNNNNNNNNNNNNNNNNNNNNNNNNNNNNNNNNNNNNNNNNNNNNNNNNNNNNNNNNNNNNNNNNNNNNNNNNNNNNNNNNNNNNNNNNNNNNNNNNNNNNNNNNNNNNNNNNNNNNNNNNNNNNNNNNNNNNNNNNNNNNNNNNNNNNNNNNNNNNNNNNNNNNNNNNNNNNNNNNNNNNNNNNNNNNNNNNNNNNNNNNNNNNNNNNNNNNNNNNNNNNNNNNNNNNNNNNNNNNNNNNNNNNNNNNNNNNNNNNNNNNNNNNNNNNNNNNNNNNNNNNNNNNNNNNNNNNNNNNNNNNNNNNNNNNNNNNNNNNNNNNNNNNNNNNNNNNNNNNNNNNNNNNNNNNNNNNNNNNNNNNNNNNNNNNNNNNNNNNNNNNNNNNNNNNNNNNNNNNNNNNNNNNNNNNNNNNNNNNNNNNNNNNNNNNNNNNNNNNNNNNNNNNNNNNNNNNNNNNNNNNNNNNNNNNNNNNNNNNNNNNNNNNNNNNNNNNNNNNNNNNNNNNNNNNNNNNNNNNNNNNNNNNNNNNNNNNNNNNNNNNNNNNNNNNNNNNNNNNNNNNNNNNNNNNNNNNNNNNNNNNNNNNNNNNNNNNNNNNNNNNNNNNNNNNNNNNNNNNNNNNNNNNNNNNNNNNNNNNNNNNNNNNNNNNNNNNNNNNNNNNNNNNNNNNNNNNNNNNNNNNNNNNNNNNNNNNNNNNNNNNNNNNNNNNNNNNNNNNNNNNNNNNNNNNNNNNNNNNNNNNNNNNNNNNNNNNNNNNNNNNNNNNNNNNNNNNNNNNNNNNNNNNNNNNNNNNNNNNNNNNNNNNNNNNNNNNNNNNNNNNNNNNNNNNNNNNNNNNNNNNNNNNNNNNNNNNNNNNNNNNNNNNNNNNNNNNNNNNNNNNNNNNNNNNNNNNNNNNNNNNNNNNNNNNNNNNNNNNNNNNNNNNNNNNNNNNNNNNNNNNNNNNNNNNNNNNNNNNNNNNNNNNNNNNNNNNNNNNNNNNNNNNNNNNNNNNNNNNNNNNNNNNNNNNNNNNNNNNNNNNNNNNNNNNNNNNNNNNNNNNNNNNNNNNNNNNNNNNNNNNNNNNNNNNNNNNNNNNNNNNNNNNNNNNNNNNNNNNNNNNNNNNNNNNNNNNNNNNNNNNNNNNNNNNNNNNNNNNNNNNNNNNNNNNNNNNNNNNNNNNNNNNNNNNNNNNNNNNNNNNNNNNNNNNNNNNNNNNNNNNNNNNNNNNNNNNNNNNNNNNNNNNNNNNNNNNNNNNNNNNNNNNNNNNNNNNNNNNNNNNNNNNNNNNNNNNNNNNNNNNNNNNNNNNNNNNNNNNNNNNNNNNNNNNNNNNNNNNNNNNNNNNNNNNNNNNNNNNNNNNNNNNNNNNNNNNNNNNNNNNNNNNNNNNNNNNNNNNNNNNNNNNNNNNNNNNNNNNNNNNNNNNNNNNNNNNNNNNNNNNNNNNNNNNNNNNNNNNNNNNNNNNNNNNNNNNNNNNNNNNNNNNNNNNNNNNNNNNNNNNNNNNNNNNNNNNNNNNNNNNNNNNNNNNNNNNNNNNNNNNNNNNNNNNNNNNNNNNNNNNNNNNNNNNNNNNNNNNNNNNNNNNNNNNNNNNNNNNNNNNNNNNNNNNNNNNNNNNNNNNNNNNNNNNNNNNNNNNNNNNNNNNNNNNNNNNNNNNNNNNNNNNNNNNNNNNNNNNNNNNNNNNNNNNNNNNNNNNNNNNNNNNNNNNNNNNNNNNNNNNNNNNNNNNNNNNNNNNNNNNNNNNNNNNNNNNNNNNNNNNNNNNNNNNNNNNNNNNNNNNNNNNNNNNNNNNNNNNNNNNNNNNNNNNNNNNNNNNNNNNNNNNNNNNNNNNNNNNNNNNNNNNNNNNNNNNNNNNNNNNNNNNNNNNNNNNNNNNNNNNNNNNNNNNNNNNNNNNNNNNNNNNNNNNNNNNNNNNNNNNNNNNNNNNNNNNNNNNNNNNNNNNNNNNNNNNNNNNNNNNNNNNNNNNNNNNNNNNNNNNNNNNNNNNNNNNNNNNNNNNNNNNNNNNNNNNNNNNNNNNNNNNNNNNNNNNNNNNNNNNNNNNNNNNNNNNNNNNNNNNNNNNNNNNNNNNNNNNNNNNNNNNNNNNNNNNNNNNNNNNNNNNNNNNNNNNNNNNNNNNNNNNNNNNNNNNNNNNNNNNNNNNNNNNNNNNNNNNNNNNNNNNNNNNNNNNNNNNNNNNNNNNNNNNNNNNNNNNNNNNNNNNNNNNNNNNNNNNNNNNNNNNNNNNNNNNNNNNNNNNNNNNNNNNNNNNNNNNNNNNNNNNNNNNNNNNNNNNNNNNNNNNNNNNNNNNNNNNNNNNNNNNNNNNNNNNNNNNNNNNNNNNNNNNNNNNNNNNNNNNNNNNNNNNNNNNNNNNNNNNNNNNNNNNNNNNNNNNNNNNNNNNNNNNNNNNNNNNNNNNNNNNNNN
The genomic region above belongs to Onychostoma macrolepis isolate SWU-2019 chromosome 01, ASM1243209v1, whole genome shotgun sequence and contains:
- the LOC131546617 gene encoding uncharacterized protein LOC131546617, producing the protein MVRILVSHLMEKFGEYPSPDRKKELALALVTQFPCLRDSEGSGYGVWYTPGRYRHPATGFLEERLRNIRKRLHSHSSASAQRSQTTNERRATVTDRITLLPDTEVSEADNSKMTEWLKKSKQPVSQVEEFMRGTAIYRAQWIRENGSKSLMDITQEYPRLLDTPGMIAQDFGILYPHAKDKLFEIWGHASQRILSYCKTEKRALDLLPLQTNISSDTLGDVALKTLPAILPPLPYKIGSKMVRPSYQEAKEAFVDLQPVGTNIIQYLEEEEQRRQFPHVLQLGDKVNCSQAFVIVGGVALEQDSLLQAVDTCFKLFYVLDIEYPKPAAAVWQFLQHTIYSVPGGVPSTHCRLLRQFIIG